Below is a window of Comamonadaceae bacterium M7527 DNA.
TAAAGGCTTGCCCACGCTGCCTGTGCGCCTTGGTACCGAGTGTGAGATCAACCCCTTTTTGCGTGTCAACCATGTTGACATTGCAACCAGTGTGTTGAGCCAATTTCCCCAAACACCTGCGCAACCTGATGCCATTTTTGGTGCCTTGCGCGCGTGGAAAAATAATTTCTAAATTGCCAATGCTGTTTATTGTTTACCGCCGCGCTGTGTTGGCGCTGCTGGGTGTGACCGCCGTTGTGTTGTCTGGTTGTGCAAGCCTGGCTGTGCCAGGCAGTGCAAGCCAACCTGCAAGAGCCTCTACCGCTGACTATTCAGGCCCTGCCGTCATACCAGAAGGGCCTCTAAGCCAGCTGGACGCAGCCACGGCCACCAACCTCGGCGGTGTGGCTGCAACCGCCCCACCACAAGACATGTGGGAGCGTATACGTCGCGGCTTTGCCATGCCCGATATTGACGGCAAGTTGGTGGACTCACGTGTGCAGTGGTACGCCTCTCGCCCTGACTACATAGACCGCATGTCTGAGCGCTCCAGCCGCTATATTTTTTATATTGTGGACGAGCTGGAGCGCAGAAGAATGCCCAGCGAACTGGCCCTGCTTCCCTACATTGAAAGCGCCTTCAACCCGCAGGCAGTCTCTCATGCCAAAGCCGCTGGCATGTGGCAATTCATGCCAGCTACCGGTCGCTCTTTTGACCTGCGCCAAAACTCTTTTCGTGACGACAGACGCGATGTCATTGCCTCAACCAACGCTGCGCTCGATTACTTGGAGAGCCTGCACAAACAGTTTGGTGACTGGCATCTGGCGCTGGCGGCCTACAACTGGGGGCAAGGCAATGTGCGCCGCGCCATCGCCCGCAACAAAGCCGCAGGCAAAGGTACGGGCTACCTGGACTTGCGCATGCCAGCAGAAACGCGTAATTACGTGCCCAAGCTGCAGGCCGTTAAAAATATTGTTAGCAACCCAAGTGCCTACTCGGTAGACCTGCCCTCCATCCCCAACCACCCGTTTTTTGATGTGGTCACCATTGAGCGCGACATAGACGTGAGCTTGGCCGCTGAATTCGCAGGCGTCTCTGTAGACGCCTTTAGAACGCTTAACCCGTCGTTAAAACACCCGGTTATTTTGGCCAACGGCACACCCTCCATCTTGCTGCCGTGGGACAACGCCGCGGACTTCAAGATACGACTCAAGGCACACAGCGGACCTCTGGCCTCCTGGACTGCATTTGTGGTGAAGCGCAACATGAAGCCGCGTGACCTGGCCAAGCAAGTTGGCATGTCAGAGTCAGAGCTGCGCCAGGTCAACAACATCCCACCTCGCATGCTGGTGCGCAAAGGCTCTACCGTGCTGATCAAGCGAAGCGCCAACAAAACTGCCAACGTAACCGAATACGTTGCCGACAACGCCCAGCTGGCATTGGCGCCAGAGTTCAGCAAGCTGCGCGTGAAGGTGCGCAAGGGTGACACCTTGTCAGGAATAGCGCGCAAATACGGCGTGTCGGTAAGCGCCATCACCAAGTGGAACAACTTGAAATCGCGCAGCTACATTCGCATAGGCCAGACACTGATCGTGCAGGTGCGCTAACGCTTTCTACAGTATTTCTAGTTGCTGGTTGCTAGCGCCTGGCCAGCAAGGAGTGCGCGATAGTGCCCAGGTCAACGTACTCCAGTTCGCTGCCCACCGGCACACCTCGCGACAGGCGCGTGACGCGCAGCGGTAAATCTTTCATGGCCTGCGCAATCACGTGGGCTGTGGCCTCACCTTCTGCCGTGAAATTGGTGGCCAAAATAACCTCTGCAACCGGCACTTGCGCGTGCTCAGGGATTTGAGCCGCCAGCTCAGCATCTTCCCCTTGCTGGGCCAGCTCTGGATTGATGCGGTCAAACAATCGGCGCAAGCCAATCTCTTTGGGCCCTACACCGTCCAAAGGGCTTAGGCGCCCCATGAGCACAAAGTACAAGCCCTGAAAGGCACCCGTGCGCTCAAGCGCGGCTTGGTCGGCGGGCGTCTCCACCACACACAATTGCGTGGCGTCTCTTGTGGCGTCTGAGCAAGTGGCGCACACCACCGCTTCAGTCAATGTGTAGCAACAGGCGCAGTGACGAATGCGCGCCGCGGCTTCATCAAGCGCGCGGGCAATGTGACGTGCGCCCTCTACGTCTTGCTGCATGAGGTGAAACGCCATGCGCGCAGCCGACTTCGCCCCGACGCCTGGCAAGCGTTGCAGGGCAAGCGTTAGCTGGTCTAAAGCACCACCGGGTTGAGCCATACAGATAGGCTTAGAAAGGCAACTTCATGCCGCCCATGCCAGGCATACCCGCGGTAATTTTGCCCAGCTTGGCCTCTGACGTGGCTTCTGCGTTACGCACTGCATCGTTAAACGCCGCAGCCACCAAGTCTTCCAGCATATCTTTGTCGTCACCCATTAGTGAGGGGTCAATCTCCACGCGACGCACATCGTTTTTGCAGGTCATGGTGACCTTTACCAAGCCTGAGCCGGACTGGCCCTGCACCTCGATATTGGCCAACTCGGCCTGCGCTTTTTTGAGGTTGTCTTGCATGGCCTGCGCTTGCTTCATCAAGCCTGCCATTTGTCCCTTGTTAAACATGTTGTGTCCTTTCAATAAACCAAGTGGGTAACAATTTTTTTACATCAGACTGCACTGCCCCTTACGCGGCAGGTACAGACCGGAGTGTGCCCGGCACAATGACCGCGCCAAACTCTTGCATCATTTGCTGGGCAAACGGGTCATTCAAAATAATCTGCTCGGCCTCGTGCAAGGCTTGCGCAGCCGCTGCTGCCATGCGTTTGGCTGGCGTGTCTTGCACCAAACCCAGCTCTACGCCCAGTTGCACCTCGCAGCCCGCTTGCGCAAGCGCTGTTTGCAAGCGTTCCTTGTTTGAGCCCTGGTTAAGCGACTCGCGCTCAATGCGCAGCAGCCAATGTGCAGGCGTTGACGACTCGTCGGTAGCCACCAACTGCGACTGCAAAGCCAACTCTCGCACCAATGCACTGACGCGCTCTTGCTCAATCAGGGTCTTGACGGTATCTAACCACATATCGCCTTCAGGCGTGCACACCAGCTGCACGTCGCTGCCGCGTGCTGCGCAGCTGCGGGCGGCTGGACCCGGTCAACTGTTGCCGTGCGTGCAACAGGCTGCTCGTCTCTGGACTCGCGCACAGGCATGCGGGTAATGGGTACTGGCAGCTCTTGCTCAGGTGCTTGTGCCGGCGCCGGGGCCGCAATGCTGGCCGGTTTTGGTTGGGATGCTTGCTGGGCGACTGCCGCAGGGGCAACAGGTTGAGCTTGCGCAATTGGTGTTGCAGGCGCTATTTGAGGAGCAGGAGCAGGAGCAGGTGCCGGTGCAGGTTTAGCAACTACCAGCGCTTGGCCATTATTCAGGCTTTTTTTTCAGCCGACGCTTGCACAGCGCCCGGCTTGAACGCCAACAGCCTCAGCAACACCATGGTGAGTGCCGCGTACTCGTCTGGTGCCAAGCCAAGCTCGCCACGGCCATGCAAACACAAGCTGTACAGCAGCTGGGTCTCGTCTGCGGGCATGGCATCTGCCAGCGCTTTGAGTTGCTCAAAATCTGGATCTGTCTCGTCACCCTTGCCTGTGGCTTGCAACACTGCCATGCGCTGCAAAGCACCAGCCATTTCCTCCAGCGTGGTCGCCGCACTAAGGCCTTGCAGTCTGGCCGCATCAATCATGGCCACCACATCGGCGCCACGGTTGTGAGCCAGCGCCTCAATCAGCTCAAACACATGGCTGGCATCTACAGCGCCTAGCATTTGGCGCACAGGCTCTTCCTGAAGCACGCCATTGCCAAAGGCAATAGCCTGGTCTGTCAGGCTAAGCGCATCACGCATAGAGCCGTGCGCCGACTTGCCAATAAAACGCAACGCGCCCAGGTCAAACTCAACGCCTTCGTCGCCCAATACGGTTTGCAAGTGCTCCACCACCGTTTGCGCGGGCATAGGACGCAAGTTGAACTGCAAACACCGCGACAACACCGTTACCGGCACTTTTTGTGGGTCTGTGGTGGCCAGCACAAATTTAAGGTATTCGGGGGGCTCTTCAAGCGTTTTCAACATGGCGTTAAACGCCGTGTTGGTCAGCATGTGCACCTCGTCGATCATGAACACCTTGAAGCGCCCCTGCACAGGCTTGTAAACCGCTTGCTCCAACAGGCTTTGCACCTCGTCCACACCACGGTTGGACGCGGCGT
It encodes the following:
- a CDS encoding transglycosylase SLT domain-containing protein; translated protein: MLFIVYRRAVLALLGVTAVVLSGCASLAVPGSASQPARASTADYSGPAVIPEGPLSQLDAATATNLGGVAATAPPQDMWERIRRGFAMPDIDGKLVDSRVQWYASRPDYIDRMSERSSRYIFYIVDELERRRMPSELALLPYIESAFNPQAVSHAKAAGMWQFMPATGRSFDLRQNSFRDDRRDVIASTNAALDYLESLHKQFGDWHLALAAYNWGQGNVRRAIARNKAAGKGTGYLDLRMPAETRNYVPKLQAVKNIVSNPSAYSVDLPSIPNHPFFDVVTIERDIDVSLAAEFAGVSVDAFRTLNPSLKHPVILANGTPSILLPWDNAADFKIRLKAHSGPLASWTAFVVKRNMKPRDLAKQVGMSESELRQVNNIPPRMLVRKGSTVLIKRSANKTANVTEYVADNAQLALAPEFSKLRVKVRKGDTLSGIARKYGVSVSAITKWNNLKSRSYIRIGQTLIVQVR
- a CDS encoding recombination protein RecR, giving the protein MAQPGGALDQLTLALQRLPGVGAKSAARMAFHLMQQDVEGARHIARALDEAAARIRHCACCYTLTEAVVCATCSDATRDATQLCVVETPADQAALERTGAFQGLYFVLMGRLSPLDGVGPKEIGLRRLFDRINPELAQQGEDAELAAQIPEHAQVPVAEVILATNFTAEGEATAHVIAQAMKDLPLRVTRLSRGVPVGSELEYVDLGTIAHSLLARR
- a CDS encoding YbaB/EbfC family nucleoid-associated protein — its product is MFNKGQMAGLMKQAQAMQDNLKKAQAELANIEVQGQSGSGLVKVTMTCKNDVRRVEIDPSLMGDDKDMLEDLVAAAFNDAVRNAEATSEAKLGKITAGMPGMGGMKLPF